From a region of the Mycobacterium sp. SMC-8 genome:
- a CDS encoding class I SAM-dependent methyltransferase: MARTADDSWDLASSVGATATLVATGRAAASADPDPLINDPFAEPLVRAVGIEFFTKLLDGEIDLSQFPDSSAERAQAMIDGMAVRTKFFDDCCVAATAAGVAQVVILASGLDARAYRLAWPAGTVVYELDQPKVIAFKTQTLNGLGAAPTAIHRPVAIDLREDWPAALREAGFDSSQPTAWLAEGLLIYLPPEAQDALFDRITALSAPGSTITTEYAPGIIDFDAAKASALSEPLRDYGLDLDMPSLVYAGARSHVMEYLSGKGWTVTGAPRLELFERYGRTVPAGAEDTDPLGEIVYVSATLAQ, encoded by the coding sequence ATGGCGCGCACCGCAGACGATTCCTGGGATCTGGCCTCCAGCGTGGGAGCGACGGCGACGCTGGTCGCGACCGGCCGGGCGGCGGCCAGTGCCGATCCCGACCCGCTGATCAACGACCCGTTCGCCGAACCTCTGGTTCGGGCCGTCGGCATCGAGTTCTTCACGAAGCTGCTCGACGGTGAGATCGACCTGTCGCAGTTCCCCGACAGTTCGGCAGAGCGTGCGCAGGCGATGATCGACGGAATGGCGGTGCGCACCAAGTTCTTCGACGACTGTTGCGTGGCGGCGACAGCCGCCGGTGTCGCGCAGGTCGTGATCCTGGCCTCCGGGCTGGATGCCCGCGCCTACCGACTGGCGTGGCCGGCGGGCACCGTCGTCTACGAGCTCGACCAGCCGAAGGTGATCGCGTTCAAGACTCAGACATTGAACGGTCTCGGCGCTGCGCCGACGGCGATCCATCGGCCCGTGGCGATCGACCTTCGCGAGGACTGGCCCGCGGCGTTGCGGGAAGCCGGGTTCGACTCGTCACAGCCCACCGCGTGGCTGGCCGAGGGGCTGCTCATCTACCTACCGCCCGAAGCCCAGGACGCGTTGTTCGACCGGATCACCGCGCTGTCCGCGCCGGGTAGCACGATCACCACCGAATACGCGCCCGGCATCATCGATTTCGACGCGGCCAAGGCGAGCGCGCTCTCCGAACCGTTGCGCGACTACGGTCTCGATCTCGACATGCCGTCGCTGGTGTACGCCGGTGCCCGCAGCCACGTCATGGAATATCTGAGCGGTAAGGGCTGGACCGTCACCGGCGCTCCTCGCCTCGAGCTGTTCGAGCGCTACGGCCGAACCGTGCCGGCGGGCGCCGAGGACACTGACCCACTCGGCGAGATCGTCTACGTCAGCGCGACTTTGGCTCAGTAA
- a CDS encoding LacI family DNA-binding transcriptional regulator, with translation MTKQDGAAVNGGSQRGRPTIFDVAERAGVSKSLVSLVLRNGDNVTAAKRAAVLAAVEELGYKPNRAARSLVSQRTFTVGAVVSDLHNTWYIDLLASVRAELTANGLNLFLAEDQQIETDASVLDAFVDAGVDGLLCLGTLPATDQLLRTAQSLPTVVASGREPDLPTVDVVTGDDFEGAVKAVAHLVERGHRRIAHLGGTGRAAELRIQGYRDAMQRNGIGDEIRVEISDRSEDGDRRAARALLAPTGRPTAIFANNDYAAVIAMSEAREIGLAVPDDLSVVGYDNSYLAQLGYIGLTTVDNNYTEMGRLAVSRLIRRIETPTAPRTVTLLDPAMASRTTVAEPRDI, from the coding sequence ATGACGAAGCAGGACGGCGCCGCGGTCAACGGTGGGAGTCAACGAGGTCGTCCGACGATCTTCGACGTCGCCGAGCGTGCCGGGGTCTCCAAATCACTGGTGTCGTTGGTGCTCCGCAACGGCGACAACGTCACGGCCGCGAAGCGCGCCGCAGTGCTCGCGGCCGTCGAAGAGCTCGGGTACAAGCCCAACCGCGCCGCGCGGTCGTTGGTCTCGCAGCGGACATTCACGGTGGGAGCCGTGGTCAGCGATCTGCACAACACGTGGTACATCGATCTGCTGGCATCCGTCAGGGCCGAGCTCACCGCCAATGGGCTGAACTTGTTCCTTGCCGAGGATCAGCAGATCGAAACCGACGCATCGGTTCTCGACGCATTTGTCGATGCCGGCGTGGACGGGCTGCTGTGTCTGGGCACGCTGCCCGCGACTGACCAACTTCTGCGGACCGCGCAATCGCTCCCTACGGTCGTCGCATCGGGTCGGGAACCCGATCTGCCGACGGTCGACGTCGTCACCGGCGACGACTTCGAAGGCGCGGTAAAGGCCGTGGCACATCTGGTTGAGCGGGGCCATCGACGGATCGCGCACCTCGGCGGTACGGGCCGGGCTGCCGAACTGCGCATTCAGGGCTATCGAGATGCTATGCAGCGCAACGGTATCGGCGATGAAATCCGGGTGGAGATCAGTGATCGCAGCGAAGACGGCGACCGCCGAGCGGCGCGCGCTCTGCTTGCGCCGACGGGGCGCCCGACGGCAATCTTCGCCAACAACGACTACGCGGCTGTCATCGCGATGTCAGAGGCACGAGAGATCGGGCTCGCGGTTCCCGACGACCTGAGCGTCGTCGGCTACGACAACAGTTACCTGGCGCAACTCGGATACATCGGGTTGACCACGGTCGACAACAACTACACCGAAATGGGCAGATTGGCGGTCTCGCGGCTCATCCGGCGGATCGAGACCCCGACCGCCCCACGCACCGTCACTCTGTTGGACCCGGCCATGGCATCGCGCACGACTGTGGCTGAGCCGCGCGACATTTGA
- a CDS encoding class I SAM-dependent methyltransferase — translation MTRTDGDTWDLTSSVGATATSVAASRAFASRAPDPLIHDPYAELLVEAVGIPHFVKVATGEIDFTVGADDDPLFGADQMKSHIAVRTRFFDDFFTDAGAAGIRQAVILASGLDTRAYRLAWPAGTVVYEIDQPSVIEFKTRVLDDAGAAPTTDRRTVGIDLREDWPKALHETGFDRSTPTAWIAEGLLIYLPPEAQDRLLDNISDLSAPGSRLATEHMDIKAMTGDWAKAMTARARRHGSDINLEELFYNGPRASAGDHLRAQGWQTEVLTSSQAYVQNGFEPVDDALRAMVGDSGYLTATLG, via the coding sequence ATGACACGCACTGATGGGGACACCTGGGATCTGACCTCGAGCGTCGGCGCCACCGCAACGTCGGTGGCCGCGTCCCGGGCGTTCGCGAGCCGAGCTCCCGACCCGCTGATCCACGACCCGTATGCCGAGCTCCTCGTCGAGGCCGTCGGCATCCCGCACTTCGTCAAGGTCGCCACGGGCGAGATCGACTTCACGGTCGGCGCCGACGATGATCCGCTGTTCGGCGCCGACCAGATGAAGAGCCACATCGCGGTGCGCACCCGCTTCTTCGACGACTTCTTCACCGACGCGGGCGCCGCCGGTATCCGCCAGGCCGTCATCCTGGCCTCGGGGCTCGACACCAGGGCCTACCGGCTGGCCTGGCCCGCGGGCACCGTCGTCTACGAGATCGACCAGCCGTCCGTCATCGAGTTCAAGACCCGGGTCCTCGACGATGCCGGCGCAGCGCCCACCACCGACCGTAGGACCGTCGGGATCGATCTTCGCGAGGATTGGCCGAAAGCGTTGCACGAGACGGGTTTCGACCGGTCGACTCCGACGGCGTGGATCGCCGAGGGGCTGCTCATCTACCTGCCGCCCGAGGCGCAGGACCGGCTGCTGGACAACATCTCGGATCTCAGCGCGCCCGGCAGCCGGCTGGCCACTGAGCACATGGACATCAAGGCGATGACCGGCGACTGGGCCAAGGCGATGACCGCGCGCGCCCGCAGGCACGGCAGCGACATCAACCTCGAGGAGCTGTTCTACAACGGACCCCGCGCGAGCGCCGGCGACCACCTGCGCGCGCAGGGTTGGCAGACGGAGGTACTGACGAGCTCGCAGGCCTACGTCCAGAACGGTTTTGAGCCCGTCGACGACGCGCTGCGCGCGATGGTCGGCGATTCCGGTTACCTCACAGCGACGTTGGGATAG
- a CDS encoding SAM-dependent methyltransferase, whose protein sequence is MPRTDNDTWDLASSVGATATMVAAARAVATRAEQPVIDDPFAEPLVRAVGVDFFTRLATGELTTAELDARDGGESPVGMSRFADGMAARTRFFDDFFAAAIAAGVRQGVILASGLDARAYRLTWPQDMTLFEIDQPEVLEFKARTLADLGAAPSTTLKTVAIDLRNDWPAALAEAGFDASAPTAWIAEGLLGYLPPEAQDRLLDTITELSPAGSRLAVEAVPTHQDVDDDELREQMKESTDRWRAHGFDIDFSDLVFTGDRAEVDEYLRDRGWTVDATPTNDLLTRYGLTSLSPDERFGDVRYVNASK, encoded by the coding sequence ATGCCACGTACCGACAACGACACCTGGGACCTCGCCTCGAGCGTGGGTGCGACCGCGACGATGGTCGCCGCCGCACGCGCGGTGGCCACCCGTGCCGAGCAGCCCGTGATCGACGATCCGTTCGCCGAACCGCTGGTGCGCGCGGTCGGGGTCGACTTCTTCACCCGTCTGGCCACCGGTGAGCTGACGACGGCCGAACTGGACGCCCGTGACGGCGGCGAGTCCCCCGTCGGGATGAGCCGGTTCGCCGACGGCATGGCCGCCCGCACCCGGTTCTTCGACGACTTCTTCGCCGCCGCGATCGCCGCCGGTGTCCGGCAGGGCGTCATCCTGGCCTCCGGCCTGGACGCCCGCGCCTACCGGCTGACGTGGCCGCAGGACATGACGCTGTTCGAGATCGACCAGCCCGAGGTGCTGGAGTTCAAGGCCCGGACGCTGGCCGACCTCGGCGCCGCCCCGTCGACGACGTTGAAGACGGTCGCCATCGATCTGCGCAACGACTGGCCCGCGGCGCTGGCCGAGGCCGGCTTCGATGCGAGCGCGCCGACGGCGTGGATCGCCGAGGGGCTGCTGGGCTACCTGCCGCCGGAAGCGCAGGACCGGCTGCTGGACACGATCACCGAGCTGAGCCCGGCGGGCAGCCGGCTGGCGGTCGAGGCCGTGCCCACTCATCAGGACGTCGACGACGACGAGCTGCGCGAGCAGATGAAGGAGTCCACCGACCGCTGGCGGGCCCACGGGTTCGACATCGACTTCTCCGACCTCGTGTTCACCGGGGATCGCGCGGAGGTCGACGAGTACCTGCGCGACCGCGGCTGGACCGTGGACGCGACACCCACCAACGACCTGCTGACCCGGTACGGCCTGACGTCGTTGAGCCCCGACGAGCGCTTCGGCGACGTGCGGTACGTCAACGCGAGCAAGTAG